Sequence from the Microbacterium sp. 1.5R genome:
ATCGGTTGGGACGCCACGGGCCCACGCGAGGCTCTGATCCTGCAGACGGCGCTCATCCTCGGTTCGATCGGCGCCGCCGAGCAGGTGCGACGTCGCCCTCCGCTGCGGCGTCCCTCACGCTGATCGCCGCACCAGACGCCCTTCAGCTGTACGCCACACACAAGGGTTCTTCGGAATCTTGTGATGGATCATCCACCACTTCTGTCAGATCGTTGGCAGACTGGGGTGGTGATTGTCGTCGTATGCCCTGGACAGGGCTCGCAGACCCCCGGTTTCCTCTCCCCCTGGCTCGAGCTGGACGGCGTGACGGAGACTCTCGCCTCGTACTCCGAGGCCTCCGAGGTCGACCTCCGGCAGCACGGAACGGTGTCGGATGCTGACACGATCCGCGACACGCGCATCGCCCAGCCGCTGATCGTCGCCGCGTCCCTCATCGCCGCCGCCGCACTCACCGCTCGCGCGGGACGCCGAGCAGACGGCGTCGCCGGACACTCCGTCGGCGAGATCGCCGCACTCGTCGGCAGCGGAGTGATCGATGCCGAGACCGGCATGCGCCTCGTCGGCATCCGCGGCCGCGCGATGGCCGATGCCGCCGCCCAGACTCCGACCGGCATGAGCGCCGTGCTCGGCGGAGACGAGGAGGCCATCCTCACCCGTCTGAGCGAGCTCGGCCTCTCCCCCGCCAACTACAACGGCGGCGGCCAGCTCGTCGTGGCCGGTGAGCTCGCCGGGCTCGACGCTCTCGCCACCGAGCCCGTCAAGGGCACCCGCGTCATCCCTCTGCAGGTGGCGGGCGCGTTCCACACCTCGTTCATGGGGTCGGCCGTCGCCGCGCTGCGTGACGCCGTGTCGACCGTGACTCCCGCAGATCCCGACATCACACTGTGGACCAACCGCGACGGCTCGGTCGTCAGTGACGGTTCGCAGGCGTTGACCTATCTCGTCGACCAGGTCTCCTCGCCAGTGCGCTGGGACCTGTGCATGGCCTCGTTCGCCGACCAGGGCATCACCGGCCTGATCGAGCTCGCCCCGGCGGGCGCGCTGACCGGTCTCGCCAAGCGCGGCCTGCGCGGCGTGCCGACCGTCGCCGTGAAGACCCCCGATGATCTCGATGCGGCCGTCGCGCTGCTGAACGGAGAAGCCGCATGAGCCCCACCCTGAACCAGATCACCGGTCCCGCCTACACCCGCATCTACTCCTTCGGCGCTGCCCGGGGCGAGAACGCCGTGCCGAACGAGGACCTCATCGGACCGATCGACTCGAGCGACGAGTGGATCCGCCAGCGGACCGGCATCGTCACGCGTGTCCGCGCGGACAAGGGCACGGACGCGATCGATCTCGCCGCGATCGCCGGCGCTGAGGCTATCGAGAAGTCGGGCATCCCCGCTGACCAGGTCGACCTCGTGATCGTCGCCACCATCAGCAACCCCAAGCAGTCGCCGTCGGTGTCCGCGATCGTCGCCGACCGGGTCGGTGCGAACCCCGCCGCGGCCTACGACGTGAACGCCGCCTGTGCCGGCTATGCCTACGCGATCACCCAGGCGGACGCGCTGATCAGGTCCGGCGCCGCCCGCTACGCGCTCGTGATCGGAACCGAGAAGCTGTCCGACGTCGTCGATCCGACCGACCGCAGCATCTCGTTCCTGCTGGGCGACGGTGCCGGAGCCGCGCTCATCGGCCCGAGCGACACGCCGGGCATCGCGCCCGCAGTGTGGGGATCCGACGGGTCGAAGGCCGACGCTGTCGGCATGAATGCGACGCTCACCGAGTTCCGCGACGGCGAGGTGCCGTGGCCCACCCTTCGTCAGGAGGGCCAGACGGTCTTCCGCTGGGCGGTCTGGGAGATGGCGAAGGTCGCGCGCGAAGCGCTCGACCGGGCCGGCGTCGAGCCGACGGACATCGCCGCGTTCATCCCGCACCAGGCGAACATGCGCATCATCGACGAGTTCGCGAAGCAGCTCAAGCTTCCGGAGAGCACCGTGATCGCCCGCGACATCGAGACCACCGGCAACACGTCGGCGGCCTCCATCCCGCTCGCGAGTCACCGTCTGATGGCCGAGCATCCCGAGCTCTCGGGCGGCCTCGCACTGCAGATCGGCTTCGGCGCAGGTCTCGTGTTCGCCGCTCAGGTCGTCGTCCTTCCCTGACAACGTGCCGACTTTCCCTAGACTGTTCCACGGTTCCGAATACAACCCGTAAGAAAGAGGAAGACCACATGGCTTTCACCAACGATGAGGTCCTCGCTGGCCTCGCAGAGCTGATCACCGACGAGACCGGCATCAACGCCTCCGAGGTCGCCCTCGAGAAGTCGTTCACCGACGACCTCGACATCGACTCGATCTCGATGATGACGATCGTCGTCAACGCCGAGGAGAAGTTCGGCGTCACCATCCCCGACGACGAGGTCAAGAACCTCAAGACCGTCGGCGACGCCGTCAACTTCATCGTCGCAGGCCAGGAGTAATCCACGCAGGATGCCACCCCCGCATCTGCGGGGCGTGGCATCCTCCGCCTTGCCCGCCCTCTGCTCGACCCGCCTGACAAGGAACCACACATGACCAAGCGCATCGTCGTCACCGGCATCGGCGCCACGTCCGCCATCGGCGGGACAGCTCCCGAGAACTGGACGAACCTGCTCGCAGGCCAGTCCGGCACCCGCACTCTCGAGCACGACTGGGTGCAGCAGTACGAACTCCCCGTGACCTTCGCCGCTGAGGCGATCGTCCGCCCCGAAGAGGTCCTTCCCCGCCACGAGGCGAAGCGTCTCGACCCGTCGTCGCAGTTCGCGCTCATCGCGGCGCGCGAGGCATGGGCGGATGCCGGCTCGCCCGAGGTCGCACCCGAGCGCCTCGGTGTCGACTTCGCCACCGGCATCGGCGGCCTCTGGACCCTCCTCGACGCCTGGGACACCCTGCGCGAGAAGGGACCGCGCCGGGTGATGCCCCTGACCGTTCCGATGCTGATGCCGAACGCCGCTGCCGGCAACCTGTCGCTGCAGTTCCAGGCTCGCGCCTACGCGCAGACCGTCGTGAGTGCCTGCGCATCGAGCACCGAGTCGATCATCCACGCCTTCCACCACCTGCAGGACGGTCTCGCCGACGTCGTGATCGCGGGTGGCACCGAATCCGCCATCCACCCGATCACGATGGCGTCCTTCGCCTCGGCTCAGGCCCTGTCGCGGCGCAATGACGACCCGGCGACCGCCTCGCGCCCCGGCGCGATCGACCGTGACGGCTTCGTGATGGGAGAGGGCGCTGCGGCGCTGATCCTCGAGACCGAGGAGCACGCCCGGGCGCGCGGCGCCAAGATCTACGGCTACGTGCTCGGCGGTGGCGTCACGGCAGACGCCTATCACATCACGGGCAATGACCCCGAGGGCACCGGTGCCGCCCGCGCCGTCACCCAGGCTCTCGACGAGGCCGGCATCAGCGCCGACCAGGTGGCCCACATCAACGCCCACGCGACGTCGACCCCGGTCGGCGACCCCAACGAGTACGTCGCACTCAAGAAGGTCTTCGGCGACCGGATCGATGAGATCCCCGTGTCGGCCACGAAGGCGTCGACGGGGCACCTGCTCGGCGGCACCGGAGCCCTCGAGGCGATCTTCTCGCTGCTCGCCCTGCGGGACCGCGTCGCTCCGCCGACCATCAACATGACCGAGCCCGACCCGGCTGTGCCGTTCAAGCTCTCAGGTGAACCGCAGCCCCTCGGCGACGGTCAGCTCTACGCGATCAGCAACTCGTTCGGCTTCGGCGGGCACAACGCCGTCGCCGTGTTCGCAAGCGCCGACTGACTGAGGTGGAAGAGAGAACGGCCCCCGGGTGATCCCGGGGGCCGTTGTCGTCGACAGCGGTGGGACTACGCGCGGGCGAGCTGTCGTGAGCGAGCCGCCCGCACCCTCGTCGTCCAGGGCAGGAACCACCCGATCAGCGGCCCCACTCCGAACGCGAAGAGCACGGTTCCCACGCCCACAGGTCCGCCGAGCAGGAACCCGATCAGCAGCACGCTGCCCTCGATCAGAGTGCGGACGAGCCAGACCGGCCAGCCCGTTCGCCCGACGAGACCCGTCATGAGGCCGTCGCGTGGGCCGGGACCGAAGTCCGCGGCGATGTAGAGCCCGGTGGCGAACGCGAGGAGCAGCAGCCCCGCCACGAACATCGGGGCACCCACCCACACCGACGGGGGCACGGGGAGGAGGAAGAGTGCGAGATCTGCACTCGGTCCGACGAGCAGTGCATTGAGCAGCGTGCCGAGACCGACGCGCTGCCGCAGGGGGATCCACAGGAGCAGCACCAGCACGGAGACGAGCACCGTCACCACCCCGTAGCCGATGCCTGCGTTGCCGGCGATGCCGAGAGCGAGGACATCCCAGGGCGCGACGCCGATGCCTCCGCGCACCATCAGACCGAGTGCCACACCGTAGAGGAACAGCCCGACGAGCAGCTGGACGATGCGCTCGACGACGTCACGACGACTGGTGGCTGCGATGGGGAGGAAGACGGAGCGGAGCTGCATCCCTCCATCGTGCACCCGCCGGGGATGCGCGCCAGACGTCCACTCGACGAGAAGTGGCCTGCTTTCCTCAGGCCACTTTGCGGCATGCTGGACGGATGACCTCACGACTCGTCCAGCAGCTCGGCGCACAGAACGTCGCCGGCGGTACAGCGAAGGCCCTGGCCGAACAGATCCGTGCGCTGATCCTCGACGGTCGACTGACGGTTGGCGAGCGTCTGCCGTCCGAGCGAGCGCTCGCCCTCGAGCTGCGACGGTCCCGCTCCACCACGACCCGCGTGTACGGGCTCCTCGAGGTCGACGGCTACGTCTCGCGTCGGCACGGAGGCAGCACCCGTGTCACACTTCCGCACACCGCAGCACGTGTCGGTCCTGTGGCTGACGCCTCGGCGATCGATCTGTCGATCGCCTCGATGGATTCGACGCCGGGGCTGTACGACGCGACGGTACGATCGCTCCCCCGCCTGGCCGCGCTGCGCGGCGCGAGCGGATACTCGCTGCAGGGCCTCCCCGAGCTGCGTGACGCAGTCGCCGAGCGCTTCACGCAGCGGGGGCTCCCGACGGATGCCGACGAGATCATGATCACGTCCGGCGCTCTCCACGCGTTCAACCTGGTGCTCGCGACGATCGGCCGACGCGGAGAGCGTGCACTCGTCGAGCAGCCGACCTTCCCGCACGCTCTCGAGGCGCTCCACCGCCATGGCTACCGACTGGTGCCGACTCCGGTGGATGTCACCGGGTGGGATGAGCGCCACATCGCCGACACGCTTCTTCGCAGTCGCCCCCACCTGGCGTATCTGATCCCCGACTTCCACAATCCCACCGGCGCGACGCTGCCCGACACGGCCCGGTCACGCATAGCGGCGACGGCGCAGAGCGTCGGGACGCATCTCGTCGTCGACGAGACGACCGCGGAGCTCGACATCGATCGAGGATGGACTCCACGTCCTCTCGCGGCGTTCGGCCCGCGCGTCATCACCGTCGGCTCGATGTCGAAGATCGCCTGGGGCGGCATGCGCATCGGCTGGATCCGTGCCGACCGCGCGATGATCACCCGCCTGCTCGCCGTCCGCCCCTCGTTCGAGCTCGGCACGGCGCTGCTCGAGCAGTGCATCGCCGTCGAGCTGCTGCGCGAGATGCCCGCTCTCACCGCGCACGTCGCGTCACGCCTGCACGCAGGACGGGATGCCGTGGCGGCGGGACTCGAATCGATCGAGAGCCTCTCGATGCCTCAGACGAACGGCGGACTGTCCGCCTGGCTCGATCTCGGCGCTCCCGTCTCGACGGAGTTGTCGCTGGCCGCACGTGATCACGGGCTGATCCTCCCGCCCGGACCTCGCTTCTCCACGGGTGGCGTGCTCGAGCGGCGCCTGCGCATCCCGATCACGCTGCCCCCGGAGCGCACCGCCGAGGCGATGCAGCGACTGCGGCTCGCGTGGGACGACGTGATGTCCGGCGGAACCACCGCCCGCACCGACATGGCCCGGTCAGCCGTCATCTGACGGACGAGGACCCCGTCCCTGTTGTCCAGGGGCGGGGTCCTCGTCATGTATGGAAAGGGAATTCGCCTTCTCAGCGTCCGGGATCGCTCACCGGCATCCGATACTCGCGCCTTCCCCTTCCAGGTCTGTGGGCGGCTGCCTAGCCGACCTTGTGCAGCCACACGACACGCGCGTCATCGCTCGCGTGGCGGAACGGCTCCAGCTCCTCGTCCCAGGCCGAGCCGAGTGCGATGTCGAGTTCACGCTGCAGCTCGGTCGCGCTCCCGGCCGCGATCTCCAACGCGTAGCGGATGCGGTCCTCGCCGATGACGATGTTTCCGGCCGCGTCCGTCTGGGCGTAGTGGATCCCGAGGTCGGGAGTGTGCAGCCAGCGCCCTCCGTCACTGCGAGGAGTCGGATCCTCGGTCACCTCGAAGCGGAGATGCTCCCAGCCGCGGATCGCGGTCGCGAGAGCAGCGCCCGTGCCGACCGGACCATCCCAGTAGAACTCGGCGCGGCGTGCGCCGTCGAGCACGGGCTGGTCGCTCCAGTCGAAGTTCACCGCACGACCGATGGCGCGTCCTACCGCCCATTCCAGGTGCGGGCAGAGCGCGCGAGGTGCAGAGTGGATGAACACCACTCCGCGTGCGTAAGCCGTCGCCATGATCTCTCCGTTTCATCAGGTGCGTCTTCCCCAACGACCTGAAACACCGAGAACTGGCGTGAATATGCGGTTATGGGGCTATTCTCGCCCAGACCAGGTGAAATCACAAGCATGTGATTCCACGAAGAAGGCCCCGGTCAGGAGGACCGGGGCCTTCGGACCGTCGCCGGTCCTGATTCGGATGAGGCTCAGGCCTCGCTCATGGCCTGCTTGACCTGCTGCCCCTTGGCGGCGTAGTACGCGGCACGGGCGGCGTCACGGCGAGCCTGCTCGGCGTACCCGGCCTCGAGGACCTCCTGCGGGACCTCGACGTTCGGCACGTCCTGGGTGCCGTGGTACTTCTCGATGTAGGCGTCGAGCTCAGGGCCGGACGTCCACGACGTGATGAGGCAGTAGCGGGGCTCCGTGCCCACGTGCGTCGCGGCGTGCCACAGACGCTGCGTGTCGACGATGAGCTGTGCACCGGCGGGCAGGGCGATGCGATACTCGATGCTCGGGTCCGTGCGGTTCTCGCGCAGGACGAAGAAGCTGTCCTTGTCGTCGCTGAGGTTGAAGAATCCGCGCACGACCCATCCGGTGCCGTCGGGGTTCAGGCGGTTGTTGTCGTCCTGGTGGAGGTTGTACAGGCACTCGCCGTACGGGGTCGGCTGCAGCTCGATGACGCGGCAGCGACCGACGTTGGCGCCGGGCTCCTGTGCGCGACGCGTGAGGTTCGGAGCCTTCGCCGTCTGCGAGTCGATCCAGACGCCGTCCTTGTCGGTGCGCGGCGGCTTGTGGTTCCAGAAGCCGTTGCACTCGATCTCGCCCTTGGCGCTGGCGAGCGGCGCGAAGCGGGTGTCGCCCGACGACTTCCAGTCGTTGTACTCGATGTCGAGCCACTCCTTGGGGTCGAGCTCCTGGTCGTAGCTGTCGAGCACGACGAAGCCCTTGTCTTCGAGCGCCTTCGATTTGATGTATCCCATGATCTAGGTCATGTCCCTTCATCGGGGGCCAGCACGTTTTAACAGGCCCTGATAAGGCAAGCCTAACAGGGCACCTCTGGAGCGCCGCCGAGGGCCGCCGTGAATAAGCGAATAGACTGAATCGGGCGCCTGGCGACTCCTCGGCGCCGGGCGTTACGGGAGGACGAGACACCAGCATGAGCACTGCGACCAACGTCGAGGCGACAGCTGTCAACACGATCGAGTGGCTCGCAGAGGACTCCACGACCATCGTCGTGCCGGTGTACCAGCGCCAGTACCGGTGGGACATCGGCGGGTGCGAGCAGCTTCTCTCGGACGTCCGTGCGGTCGCCCGCGAGGACTCATCCCACCGCCACTTCATCGGGTCGATCCTGTCGGCGGCCGACGACAGCGATGCCGACACCGACCTCGTCCTGATCGACGGGCAGCAGCGCATCACCACGCTGATGCTGCTGGTCGCGGCCCTTCGGCATGCGGTCCAGGACTCCGACCCCCGGCTCGCCGCCGATCTCGACCGCGTGCTCGTGCGCCCCGACGACCCCACCCGCACGAAGCTGCGTCCGCACGACGCGTGGGCCGAGCTCTACGAATCCGTGGTGCTCGAACGCGACGGTCACGCCGACCGCGAGTCGCGGTTCGATGACAACTACGCGTTCTTCCGCAGCCAGGTGCACGCCGATGA
This genomic interval carries:
- a CDS encoding ACP S-malonyltransferase, whose protein sequence is MIVVVCPGQGSQTPGFLSPWLELDGVTETLASYSEASEVDLRQHGTVSDADTIRDTRIAQPLIVAASLIAAAALTARAGRRADGVAGHSVGEIAALVGSGVIDAETGMRLVGIRGRAMADAAAQTPTGMSAVLGGDEEAILTRLSELGLSPANYNGGGQLVVAGELAGLDALATEPVKGTRVIPLQVAGAFHTSFMGSAVAALRDAVSTVTPADPDITLWTNRDGSVVSDGSQALTYLVDQVSSPVRWDLCMASFADQGITGLIELAPAGALTGLAKRGLRGVPTVAVKTPDDLDAAVALLNGEAA
- a CDS encoding beta-ketoacyl-ACP synthase III yields the protein MSPTLNQITGPAYTRIYSFGAARGENAVPNEDLIGPIDSSDEWIRQRTGIVTRVRADKGTDAIDLAAIAGAEAIEKSGIPADQVDLVIVATISNPKQSPSVSAIVADRVGANPAAAYDVNAACAGYAYAITQADALIRSGAARYALVIGTEKLSDVVDPTDRSISFLLGDGAGAALIGPSDTPGIAPAVWGSDGSKADAVGMNATLTEFRDGEVPWPTLRQEGQTVFRWAVWEMAKVAREALDRAGVEPTDIAAFIPHQANMRIIDEFAKQLKLPESTVIARDIETTGNTSAASIPLASHRLMAEHPELSGGLALQIGFGAGLVFAAQVVVLP
- a CDS encoding acyl carrier protein produces the protein MAFTNDEVLAGLAELITDETGINASEVALEKSFTDDLDIDSISMMTIVVNAEEKFGVTIPDDEVKNLKTVGDAVNFIVAGQE
- a CDS encoding beta-ketoacyl-[acyl-carrier-protein] synthase family protein encodes the protein MTKRIVVTGIGATSAIGGTAPENWTNLLAGQSGTRTLEHDWVQQYELPVTFAAEAIVRPEEVLPRHEAKRLDPSSQFALIAAREAWADAGSPEVAPERLGVDFATGIGGLWTLLDAWDTLREKGPRRVMPLTVPMLMPNAAAGNLSLQFQARAYAQTVVSACASSTESIIHAFHHLQDGLADVVIAGGTESAIHPITMASFASAQALSRRNDDPATASRPGAIDRDGFVMGEGAAALILETEEHARARGAKIYGYVLGGGVTADAYHITGNDPEGTGAARAVTQALDEAGISADQVAHINAHATSTPVGDPNEYVALKKVFGDRIDEIPVSATKASTGHLLGGTGALEAIFSLLALRDRVAPPTINMTEPDPAVPFKLSGEPQPLGDGQLYAISNSFGFGGHNAVAVFASAD
- the yczE gene encoding membrane protein YczE; this translates as MQLRSVFLPIAATSRRDVVERIVQLLVGLFLYGVALGLMVRGGIGVAPWDVLALGIAGNAGIGYGVVTVLVSVLVLLLWIPLRQRVGLGTLLNALLVGPSADLALFLLPVPPSVWVGAPMFVAGLLLLAFATGLYIAADFGPGPRDGLMTGLVGRTGWPVWLVRTLIEGSVLLIGFLLGGPVGVGTVLFAFGVGPLIGWFLPWTTRVRAARSRQLARA
- the yczR gene encoding MocR-like transcription factor YczR, with the protein product MTSRLVQQLGAQNVAGGTAKALAEQIRALILDGRLTVGERLPSERALALELRRSRSTTTRVYGLLEVDGYVSRRHGGSTRVTLPHTAARVGPVADASAIDLSIASMDSTPGLYDATVRSLPRLAALRGASGYSLQGLPELRDAVAERFTQRGLPTDADEIMITSGALHAFNLVLATIGRRGERALVEQPTFPHALEALHRHGYRLVPTPVDVTGWDERHIADTLLRSRPHLAYLIPDFHNPTGATLPDTARSRIAATAQSVGTHLVVDETTAELDIDRGWTPRPLAAFGPRVITVGSMSKIAWGGMRIGWIRADRAMITRLLAVRPSFELGTALLEQCIAVELLREMPALTAHVASRLHAGRDAVAAGLESIESLSMPQTNGGLSAWLDLGAPVSTELSLAARDHGLILPPGPRFSTGGVLERRLRIPITLPPERTAEAMQRLRLAWDDVMSGGTTARTDMARSAVI
- a CDS encoding DUF3145 domain-containing protein translates to MATAYARGVVFIHSAPRALCPHLEWAVGRAIGRAVNFDWSDQPVLDGARRAEFYWDGPVGTGAALATAIRGWEHLRFEVTEDPTPRSDGGRWLHTPDLGIHYAQTDAAGNIVIGEDRIRYALEIAAGSATELQRELDIALGSAWDEELEPFRHASDDARVVWLHKVG